One window of Jannaschia sp. CCS1 genomic DNA carries:
- a CDS encoding YcgN family cysteine cluster protein yields MRDRFWDRVPPSKMTAEEWEALCDGCGKCCLNKLEDEDTRDVALTRVACRLLDDQTCLCGQYEIRKTLVPECIQLTPGTMKDVAYFMPETCAYRLIHEGKPLKHWHPLISGDPETVHEAGVSVRGITVPEFEIDEEDWEDYIIEEPGT; encoded by the coding sequence ATGAGGGACCGGTTCTGGGACCGCGTACCCCCGTCGAAAATGACGGCCGAAGAATGGGAAGCGCTGTGCGACGGCTGCGGCAAGTGCTGCCTCAACAAACTGGAAGATGAAGACACGCGGGACGTCGCGCTGACCCGGGTCGCCTGCCGTCTGCTGGATGACCAGACGTGTCTGTGCGGGCAGTATGAGATCCGCAAAACGCTTGTGCCTGAATGTATTCAGCTGACACCCGGAACGATGAAAGACGTCGCTTATTTCATGCCTGAGACCTGCGCCTACCGGTTGATCCATGAGGGTAAGCCACTGAAACACTGGCACCCTTTGATCTCGGGGGATCCGGAAACAGTCCATGAGGCAGGCGTGTCCGTGCGCGGGATTACCGTGCCGGAATTCGAGATCGATGAAGAGGATTGGGAAGACTACATCATCGAAGAGCCGGGGACATAG
- the scpA gene encoding methylmalonyl-CoA mutase, which produces MTESTDNWRKLAEKELRGRDLDDLTWRTLEGIDVKPLYTAADTDGLDHMGSTPGEAPFTRGVKATMYAGRPWTIRQYAGFSTAEESNAFYRKALEAGQQGVSVAFDLATHRGYDSDHARVVGDVGKAGVAIDSVEDMKILFDGIPLDKISVSMTMNGAVIPVLASFVVAGEEQGHDKALLSGTIQNDILKEFMVRNTYIYPPEPSMRIISDIIAYTSDNMPKFNSISISGYHMQEAGANLVQELAYTIADGREYVRAAIEAGMDVDKFAGRLSFFFAIGMNFFMEAAKLRAARTMWHRVMTEMGAQSDRSKMLRTHCQTSGVSLQEQDPYNNVVRTAYEAMSAVLGGTQSLHTNSFDEAIALPTDFSSRIARNTQLILQEETGVTNVVDPLAGSYYVEALTAELIEKATTLMDEVEEMGGMTKAVASGLPKLRIEESAARRQAMIDRGEEVIVGVNKYRKDAEDPIDIRDIDNDAVRDAQIARLTQIRSSREDSVCAAALEELTRTAREGGNLLAAAVEAARARATVGEISMAMEHTFGRHRAEVKTLAGVYGSAYEGDEDFAAIQEDVEKFAEAEGRRPRMLVVKMGQDGHDRGAKVIATAFADIGFDVDVGPLFQTPEEAAQDAIDNDVHVIGISSQAAGHKTLAPKLIAALKAEGAGEIIVICGGVIPQQDYDFLTKAGVAAIFGPGTHIPSAAKDILRLIGEARG; this is translated from the coding sequence ATGACGGAGAGCACCGACAACTGGCGTAAGCTGGCCGAAAAGGAACTGCGGGGCCGCGATCTGGATGATCTGACCTGGCGCACGCTGGAAGGGATCGACGTCAAGCCGCTCTATACCGCTGCCGATACCGATGGGCTGGACCATATGGGCTCCACCCCCGGGGAGGCGCCGTTCACGCGTGGTGTGAAGGCCACGATGTATGCAGGCCGCCCCTGGACGATCCGCCAATATGCGGGCTTTTCGACGGCGGAGGAGTCGAACGCCTTCTACCGCAAGGCGTTGGAGGCGGGCCAGCAGGGTGTTTCAGTCGCCTTCGATCTGGCCACGCATCGCGGTTATGACAGCGATCACGCCCGCGTGGTGGGTGATGTCGGCAAGGCGGGTGTCGCGATTGACTCGGTTGAGGACATGAAAATCCTCTTCGACGGCATCCCGTTAGATAAAATTTCTGTTTCAATGACCATGAATGGCGCGGTCATTCCCGTTTTGGCGTCGTTTGTCGTGGCCGGTGAGGAGCAGGGGCATGACAAGGCGCTGCTGTCTGGAACGATCCAGAACGACATCCTGAAGGAGTTCATGGTCCGCAACACCTACATCTATCCGCCGGAACCGTCAATGCGGATCATTTCGGATATCATTGCCTACACCTCTGATAACATGCCGAAATTCAACTCCATCTCGATCTCCGGCTATCATATGCAGGAGGCGGGCGCGAACCTGGTGCAGGAACTCGCCTACACCATTGCGGACGGCCGTGAATACGTGCGCGCCGCGATTGAGGCCGGCATGGATGTCGACAAATTCGCAGGCCGCCTGTCGTTCTTCTTCGCCATCGGCATGAATTTCTTCATGGAGGCGGCCAAGCTGCGCGCCGCCCGCACCATGTGGCACAGGGTCATGACCGAGATGGGCGCGCAATCGGACCGGTCCAAAATGCTGCGCACCCACTGCCAGACGTCGGGCGTGTCCTTGCAGGAACAGGACCCCTACAACAATGTCGTGCGCACCGCCTATGAGGCGATGAGCGCGGTTCTGGGCGGCACGCAATCGCTGCACACCAATTCGTTTGACGAGGCCATCGCGCTGCCCACCGATTTCTCGTCCCGTATCGCACGCAATACGCAATTGATTCTGCAAGAAGAAACCGGGGTGACGAATGTCGTCGATCCGTTGGCGGGATCATACTACGTGGAGGCGCTGACGGCGGAGTTGATCGAGAAGGCCACTACCCTGATGGATGAGGTGGAAGAGATGGGCGGCATGACCAAGGCCGTCGCTTCTGGCTTGCCAAAGCTGAGGATCGAAGAATCCGCCGCCCGCCGTCAGGCCATGATCGACCGCGGGGAAGAGGTGATTGTCGGCGTCAACAAATACCGCAAGGACGCCGAGGACCCGATCGACATTCGCGATATCGACAACGATGCAGTGCGCGACGCGCAGATCGCCCGGCTAACGCAAATTCGGAGCAGCCGCGAGGACAGCGTCTGCGCAGCAGCGCTGGAGGAGCTGACGCGCACCGCCCGGGAGGGCGGGAACCTTCTGGCCGCCGCCGTCGAAGCGGCCCGCGCCCGTGCCACCGTAGGAGAGATCAGCATGGCAATGGAACACACGTTTGGCCGCCACCGGGCTGAGGTCAAAACCCTCGCAGGCGTCTACGGCTCAGCCTATGAAGGCGACGAGGATTTTGCCGCCATTCAGGAAGATGTCGAAAAATTCGCCGAAGCCGAAGGCCGCCGCCCCCGCATGTTGGTCGTGAAAATGGGCCAGGACGGTCACGACCGGGGTGCGAAGGTCATCGCGACGGCCTTCGCCGATATCGGTTTTGATGTCGATGTCGGCCCGCTGTTCCAGACGCCGGAAGAGGCCGCGCAAGACGCCATCGACAACGACGTCCATGTCATTGGCATCTCGTCCCAGGCGGCGGGCCACAAGACGCTCGCCCCGAAACTCATCGCCGCGCTCAAGGCGGAAGGGGCCGGTGAGATCATCGTCATTTGTGGCGGTGTCATCCCGCAACAGGACTATGACTTCCTAACAAAGGCGGGCGTCGCTGCAATCTTCGGTCCCGGCACGCATATTCCGTCAGCCGCCAAAGATATTCTTCGTCTGATCGGCGAGGCGCGTGGGTAG
- a CDS encoding DUF4174 domain-containing protein, whose amino-acid sequence MILIALLALTPAGAMAQDTTDPATEAVDPLAPQSPDGLTLEDFRWIARPIIIFADTPADPRVAEQLALLAERPAALLERDVVIIVDTDPGARSAIRTALRPRGFSIVVLAKDGTVGLRRPALRDVREIVRAIDNFQLRQEELSRGG is encoded by the coding sequence TTGATACTGATTGCGCTTCTGGCTTTGACCCCGGCGGGAGCCATGGCCCAAGACACCACCGATCCGGCGACGGAGGCCGTCGATCCCCTCGCCCCCCAATCCCCGGATGGGCTGACACTGGAAGATTTCCGATGGATCGCACGGCCCATTATCATCTTTGCGGATACGCCCGCCGATCCCCGCGTGGCCGAACAATTGGCCCTTCTGGCCGAGCGTCCTGCGGCTTTGTTGGAGCGCGACGTGGTCATCATTGTGGATACCGACCCTGGCGCCCGGTCAGCCATCCGCACGGCGTTGCGCCCACGCGGGTTTTCCATCGTTGTCCTGGCCAAAGATGGCACCGTCGGGCTGCGCCGTCCGGCCCTGCGCGATGTGCGCGAAATCGTGCGGGCCATCGACAATTTCCAACTGCGCCAGGAAGAGCTGAGCCGCGGGGGCTGA
- a CDS encoding acetyl-CoA carboxylase biotin carboxylase subunit produces the protein MFKKLLIANRGEIACRVIKTARRMGIPTVAVYSDADRNALHVKMADEAVHIGPPPASESYIVIDKIMQAIRDTGADAVHPGYGFLSENMKFAEALEAEGVAFIGPPAGAIEKMGDKITSKKIAQDAGVSTVPGHMGLIEDAAEAIRISGEIGYPVMLKASAGGGGKGMRIAWSEDEVAEGFQASKNEAASSFGDDRMFIEKFVTQPRHIEIQVLADQHGNAIYLGERECSIQRRNQKVIEEAPSPFLDEATRKAMGEQAVSLVQAVGYTSAGTVEFIVDGDRNFYFLEMNTRLQVEHPVTELITGVDLVEQMIRVAAGETLDMAQGDVTLTGWAMESRLYAEDPYRNFLPSIGRLTRYRPPAEVAAGPLHETGKWQGDAKSGPTAVRNDTGVFEGGEISMYYDPMIAKLCTWGKDRATAIEAMRVALDGFELEGIGHNLPFLSAVMDHEKFAAGDITTAFIAEEYPDGFDGVTLSDADLTRVAAAAAAMHRVAEIRRTRVSGRMDNHERRVGADWVVSLQGQSFEATIDADHDGATVTINGDALRITSDWTPGDQLARLTVDDAPLVLKVGKRPGGFRLRTRGADLQVFVRTPRQAELANLMPEKVAPDTSKLLLCPMPGLVVKIDVDEGDAVQEGQALCTVEAMKMENILRAERKGVVAKINAGAGDSLAVDEIIMEFE, from the coding sequence ATGTTCAAGAAACTGCTGATCGCCAATCGCGGTGAGATCGCCTGCCGCGTCATCAAGACCGCCCGGCGCATGGGCATCCCCACGGTCGCGGTCTATTCAGACGCGGATCGCAACGCGCTGCATGTGAAGATGGCCGATGAGGCCGTGCATATCGGCCCGCCGCCGGCCTCCGAGAGTTACATCGTGATCGACAAGATCATGCAGGCGATCCGGGATACGGGCGCGGATGCTGTTCATCCTGGCTATGGTTTTCTGAGTGAAAACATGAAGTTCGCCGAAGCGCTGGAGGCCGAGGGTGTGGCCTTTATCGGCCCGCCCGCAGGCGCGATCGAAAAGATGGGCGACAAAATCACCTCCAAGAAGATCGCTCAGGATGCGGGCGTTTCCACTGTCCCCGGCCATATGGGGTTGATTGAAGATGCGGCAGAAGCAATCAGGATTTCCGGCGAAATCGGCTACCCGGTGATGTTGAAGGCCAGCGCGGGTGGCGGCGGCAAGGGTATGCGGATCGCGTGGTCTGAGGACGAAGTGGCCGAGGGGTTCCAGGCCTCGAAAAACGAGGCCGCCAGCAGTTTTGGCGATGACCGCATGTTCATCGAGAAATTCGTCACCCAGCCCCGCCATATTGAGATCCAGGTCTTGGCCGACCAGCACGGCAATGCGATCTATCTGGGCGAGCGCGAATGCTCCATCCAGCGCCGCAACCAGAAGGTTATCGAAGAGGCGCCGTCGCCGTTTCTGGATGAGGCAACCCGCAAGGCCATGGGCGAACAGGCCGTCAGTTTGGTGCAGGCGGTTGGCTATACCAGCGCGGGCACCGTGGAATTCATCGTCGACGGCGACCGCAATTTCTACTTCCTGGAGATGAACACCCGCTTGCAGGTGGAACACCCGGTGACGGAGTTGATCACCGGCGTCGATCTGGTCGAGCAGATGATCCGTGTCGCGGCGGGCGAGACGCTGGACATGGCGCAGGGCGACGTCACGCTGACCGGGTGGGCGATGGAATCCCGCCTTTATGCCGAAGATCCGTACCGCAACTTCCTGCCCTCCATCGGGCGACTGACCCGTTATCGCCCGCCAGCGGAGGTGGCCGCAGGTCCCTTGCATGAGACCGGAAAGTGGCAGGGCGACGCAAAGAGCGGCCCCACGGCCGTGCGCAACGACACCGGAGTCTTTGAAGGCGGCGAGATCTCCATGTACTACGATCCGATGATCGCCAAGCTCTGCACCTGGGGCAAGGATCGCGCGACGGCGATTGAGGCGATGCGCGTGGCGCTGGACGGGTTTGAGCTGGAAGGGATCGGCCACAACCTCCCCTTCCTCTCTGCTGTCATGGACCATGAGAAATTCGCGGCAGGCGACATCACCACGGCCTTCATTGCCGAGGAATATCCCGATGGATTTGACGGAGTGACCCTGTCGGACGCCGATCTGACCCGTGTAGCGGCGGCGGCGGCAGCCATGCACCGTGTGGCCGAGATCCGCCGCACCCGCGTTTCGGGCCGCATGGACAATCATGAGCGTCGCGTTGGGGCTGACTGGGTCGTCTCGCTGCAGGGCCAATCGTTTGAGGCCACAATCGATGCCGACCACGACGGGGCCACGGTCACGATCAATGGTGACGCGCTGCGGATCACGTCGGACTGGACCCCGGGCGACCAGCTGGCGCGGCTCACGGTCGACGACGCGCCGCTTGTCCTCAAGGTTGGCAAGCGCCCGGGGGGCTTTCGCCTGCGCACCCGTGGTGCGGATCTTCAGGTTTTCGTGCGCACCCCGCGTCAGGCGGAACTGGCCAATCTGATGCCGGAGAAGGTCGCGCCGGACACATCCAAGCTGCTGCTTTGCCCGATGCCGGGCCTGGTGGTGAAGATCGACGTCGACGAAGGGGACGCGGTGCAGGAAGGCCAGGCGCTATGCACCGTGGAGGCGATGAAGATGGAAAACATCCTGCGGGCCGAGCGCAAGGGCGTGGTCGCCAAAATCAATGCGGGTGCGGGCGATAGCCTGGCCGTGGACGAAATCATCATGGAGTTCGAATAA
- a CDS encoding DUF6497 family protein, producing MLRNVLIILTLVVAASAVFLFQRGPAVAQICTEDAVLQAPSGHDLTLCDVIYEEQPSGDVWVVVRTLDATLADGGARADHEDHDWVCETWGLPTLDKEPRPTRIIVQIMERPFVRGEPAPGITQSIEAYSEGDGTCIWELL from the coding sequence ATGCTGCGAAATGTACTTATCATCCTGACCCTGGTGGTTGCCGCGAGCGCGGTTTTCCTGTTTCAGCGCGGCCCCGCCGTGGCGCAGATCTGTACGGAAGATGCGGTCCTGCAAGCGCCCTCGGGTCACGATTTGACGCTTTGCGATGTGATCTATGAAGAACAGCCATCGGGTGACGTTTGGGTGGTTGTCCGAACGCTGGATGCGACGCTTGCCGACGGGGGCGCCCGTGCCGACCACGAGGACCACGACTGGGTCTGCGAGACCTGGGGGCTGCCAACCCTGGACAAGGAGCCGCGCCCGACACGGATCATTGTGCAGATCATGGAACGCCCCTTCGTGCGCGGAGAGCCTGCGCCCGGGATCACCCAATCCATCGAGGCGTATTCCGAGGGCGACGGCACCTGCATCTGGGAGCTTCTCTAG
- a CDS encoding acyl-CoA carboxylase subunit beta encodes MTDILEQLDARRAQARAGGGEKRVAAQHAKGKLTARERIELLLDEDSFEEYDMFVAHRTTEFGMATNRPPGDGVITGWGTVNGRQVYVYSQDFTVLGGSVSETHGQKICKIMDMAVQNGAPVVGINDSGGARIQEGVDALAAYGEVFQRNIEASGVVPQISLIMGPCAGGAVYSPAMTDFIFMVKDTSYMFVTGPDVVKTVTNEVVTAEELGGASTHTRKSSVADGAFENDVEALGEVRRLIDFLPLSNREKPPVRPFFDSPDRIESSLDTLVPDNPNQPYDMKELITKLADEGDFYEIQEDFAGNILTGFIRLEGQTVGVVANQPMVLAGVLDIDSARKGARFVRFCDCFEIPILTLVDVPGFLPGVSQEYGGVIKHGAKLLFAYGEATVPKVTVITRKAYGGAYVVMASKHLRADVNYAWPTSEIAVMGAKGAVEILHRADAGDADKTAAHTKEYEDRFANPFVAAERGHIDEVIQPHSTRRRVCRAFAALRRKEKKMPWKKHDNIPL; translated from the coding sequence ATGACCGATATTCTGGAACAGCTTGACGCGCGGCGCGCCCAGGCGCGTGCGGGCGGTGGCGAAAAGCGCGTCGCAGCACAGCACGCCAAGGGCAAGCTGACCGCGCGGGAGCGGATCGAACTGCTTCTCGACGAGGACAGTTTCGAGGAATACGACATGTTCGTCGCCCATCGCACGACGGAATTCGGGATGGCCACCAACCGTCCGCCCGGCGACGGCGTGATCACCGGCTGGGGCACGGTCAATGGGCGTCAGGTCTACGTCTATAGCCAGGATTTCACGGTGCTCGGCGGCTCGGTCTCCGAAACACACGGCCAGAAGATCTGCAAGATCATGGACATGGCGGTGCAAAATGGCGCGCCTGTTGTGGGCATCAACGATTCGGGCGGGGCCCGCATCCAGGAAGGCGTCGATGCGCTTGCCGCCTACGGCGAAGTCTTCCAGCGCAATATCGAGGCGTCCGGCGTGGTGCCGCAGATCTCCCTGATCATGGGGCCTTGCGCGGGTGGGGCGGTCTATTCCCCCGCCATGACGGATTTCATCTTCATGGTCAAAGACACGTCTTACATGTTCGTGACCGGCCCCGATGTGGTGAAAACCGTGACGAATGAAGTGGTGACTGCGGAAGAATTGGGCGGGGCGTCCACCCATACCCGCAAATCCTCAGTTGCCGATGGAGCGTTTGAAAATGACGTGGAGGCGCTTGGCGAAGTGCGGCGCCTGATCGACTTCCTGCCGCTGTCCAACCGCGAAAAGCCCCCCGTCAGGCCGTTTTTCGACAGCCCCGACCGGATCGAGAGCAGCCTCGACACGCTTGTCCCCGACAACCCCAATCAGCCCTATGACATGAAGGAGCTGATCACCAAGCTCGCCGATGAGGGGGATTTCTACGAGATCCAGGAGGATTTCGCCGGTAACATCCTGACCGGGTTCATCCGGCTGGAAGGCCAGACCGTCGGCGTCGTTGCGAACCAGCCGATGGTGCTGGCGGGGGTCCTCGACATCGACTCGGCCCGGAAAGGTGCGCGGTTCGTGCGCTTCTGTGACTGTTTCGAGATCCCGATCCTGACGCTTGTCGACGTTCCGGGGTTTCTGCCCGGGGTCAGCCAAGAATATGGCGGCGTGATAAAACACGGGGCCAAACTGCTTTTCGCCTATGGTGAAGCGACCGTGCCCAAGGTGACCGTGATTACGCGCAAGGCCTATGGTGGCGCGTATGTTGTGATGGCGTCCAAGCATTTGCGCGCCGATGTGAACTACGCCTGGCCGACCTCGGAGATCGCGGTGATGGGGGCGAAAGGCGCCGTGGAGATCCTGCACCGCGCGGATGCGGGTGATGCCGACAAGACCGCCGCCCACACCAAGGAATATGAAGACCGCTTCGCCAACCCGTTCGTAGCTGCCGAGCGCGGTCACATCGACGAGGTGATCCAGCCCCATTCGACCCGCAGACGTGTGTGCCGCGCCTTTGCCGCGCTTCGACGCAAGGAAAAGAAGATGCCGTGGAAAAAACACGACAATATCCCGCTATGA
- a CDS encoding multidrug effflux MFS transporter has protein sequence MMTASPARFLDRTTPPHIFTLILVTGLGALSMNIFLPSLPAMADYFDTDYRLMQLSVSLYLFVNAGLQVIIGPISDRYGRRPVILGGCAIFLLATLGCLLANTIEVFLVFRMVQAVIVTGLVLGRAVVRDMYDDREAASQIGYVTMGMAVVPMIGPGIGGVLEESFSWHANFVLLFILGAAIMALVWADLGETARTQSTSLRAQIREYPELLASRRFWGYCLTASFASGAFFSYLGGAPYVGSEVFGLSAAKVGLYFGAPALGYFFGNWISGRYSMRVGINGMILWGSIASAIGMGLSLGLSLLGWQTAITFFGFMTSVGLGNGMVLPNATSGMLSVRPHLAGSASGLGGAIMLAGGGAMSLLAAAVLTGDRGELPLLVIMFATAIAAVVAIGYTIRREATLTSD, from the coding sequence ATGATGACGGCTTCCCCGGCGCGGTTTCTGGATCGCACCACACCCCCGCATATCTTCACCTTGATCCTCGTCACAGGCCTTGGCGCGCTGTCGATGAACATCTTCCTGCCGTCTCTGCCGGCGATGGCGGATTATTTTGACACCGATTACCGCCTGATGCAGCTGTCGGTGTCGCTCTATCTCTTCGTCAATGCCGGGCTTCAGGTGATCATCGGGCCGATCTCGGATCGCTACGGGCGCAGACCCGTCATTCTCGGCGGCTGCGCGATCTTCCTTCTCGCAACCCTCGGGTGCCTTCTGGCCAACACCATCGAGGTCTTCCTCGTCTTCCGCATGGTCCAGGCCGTCATCGTCACGGGCCTCGTTCTGGGCCGGGCGGTCGTGCGCGACATGTATGACGACCGGGAAGCCGCGTCGCAGATCGGCTACGTCACCATGGGCATGGCCGTGGTCCCGATGATCGGCCCCGGCATCGGCGGCGTCTTGGAAGAGAGTTTCAGCTGGCACGCCAATTTCGTCCTCCTCTTCATCCTCGGGGCCGCGATCATGGCACTGGTCTGGGCCGACCTCGGCGAAACGGCACGCACCCAAAGCACCAGCCTCCGCGCACAGATCCGGGAATATCCCGAACTTCTCGCCTCCCGCCGCTTCTGGGGCTATTGCCTGACAGCCTCCTTCGCGTCGGGCGCGTTCTTCTCCTATCTCGGCGGGGCACCCTATGTGGGGTCCGAGGTCTTCGGTCTGTCGGCGGCCAAGGTCGGCCTCTACTTCGGCGCGCCGGCCCTCGGCTACTTCTTTGGCAATTGGATATCGGGGCGATACTCCATGCGTGTCGGCATCAATGGGATGATCCTGTGGGGCTCCATTGCGTCGGCCATCGGGATGGGGCTGTCCCTTGGCCTGTCACTCCTTGGCTGGCAAACCGCGATCACCTTCTTCGGGTTCATGACCTCCGTGGGTCTGGGCAACGGGATGGTCCTGCCGAACGCGACCTCGGGTATGCTATCGGTGCGCCCGCATCTGGCGGGCAGCGCGTCGGGCCTTGGCGGCGCAATCATGCTGGCAGGCGGTGGCGCGATGTCCCTTCTGGCCGCAGCGGTCCTGACCGGCGACCGGGGGGAATTGCCGCTTCTGGTGATCATGTTTGCCACAGCCATCGCAGCGGTCGTGGCGATTGGCTATACGATCCGCAGAGAGGCGACGCTCACCTCCGATTGA
- a CDS encoding helix-turn-helix domain-containing protein — MPTQKLYVGAKLRSIRTGVGLTQKDFAAKLGISLPYLNQMENNNRPLSTAVLMGLAQDFGVDVTELSASDADRIVSDMREALADPLFAEVAPALADLRLVASNAPTLARAFLELHRAYRQTHERLASLDEALGHQSSAAPSPWEEVRDFFHYTDNYIDAVDRAAERFATRAQKTGSGGDLAAHTRAVLSDMGVTIRHASGDGVRSYAPDTRVLTLSPQAAPETQRFQLLHQYALLGQEKLIEATLDLARFQSDTAREIARIGMANYFAGAVLMPYARFAEAAVETRHDLERLAITFGASIEQIAHRLSTLQRPGAKGIPFFFARVDQAGTVTKRHSATRLQFARFGGACPLWNVHQAFETPGHFLRQLAETPDGARYVILARDVSKSGGAWGRPTRRYAVSLGCEVRHAASLVYADGLDLERDTAFQPIGISCRICERPNCHQRAVPPLERQLVVDPNRRGTLPYEVAQ; from the coding sequence ATGCCCACCCAGAAGCTCTATGTCGGCGCGAAGCTGCGCTCCATCCGCACGGGCGTGGGTCTGACCCAGAAGGATTTCGCGGCAAAGCTCGGGATCTCCCTGCCCTACCTCAACCAGATGGAGAACAATAACAGGCCGCTCTCGACCGCCGTTCTGATGGGTCTGGCGCAGGATTTCGGGGTTGATGTCACGGAATTGTCGGCCTCGGATGCCGACCGCATCGTCTCGGATATGCGGGAGGCGTTGGCCGATCCGCTGTTTGCCGAAGTCGCCCCGGCCCTTGCAGATCTGCGGCTGGTTGCCTCCAACGCGCCCACCCTCGCCCGCGCCTTCCTGGAGCTGCACCGCGCCTACCGTCAGACCCATGAACGCCTGGCCTCCCTCGACGAGGCCTTGGGCCACCAAAGCAGCGCCGCCCCCTCCCCCTGGGAGGAGGTGCGTGATTTCTTCCACTACACCGACAATTACATCGACGCCGTGGACCGCGCGGCGGAGCGGTTCGCCACCCGCGCCCAAAAAACCGGAAGTGGCGGCGATCTGGCCGCCCACACCCGGGCCGTGCTGTCGGACATGGGCGTCACGATCCGGCATGCCTCCGGCGACGGCGTGCGCAGTTATGCGCCGGACACACGGGTCCTCACCCTCTCCCCCCAGGCCGCGCCGGAAACGCAGCGGTTTCAACTGCTGCACCAATACGCGCTGTTGGGTCAGGAAAAACTGATCGAGGCGACGTTGGATCTGGCCCGGTTTCAATCCGACACGGCCCGGGAAATCGCCCGGATCGGCATGGCCAACTACTTCGCGGGCGCCGTCCTGATGCCCTATGCCCGCTTTGCCGAGGCCGCCGTTGAGACCCGCCATGATCTGGAGCGTCTGGCAATCACCTTTGGCGCTTCGATTGAACAGATCGCCCATCGTCTGTCGACCCTGCAACGTCCCGGGGCCAAGGGGATCCCGTTCTTTTTCGCGCGCGTGGATCAGGCGGGCACCGTCACCAAACGCCACTCGGCCACGCGGTTGCAATTTGCCCGCTTCGGCGGCGCGTGCCCGCTCTGGAACGTGCATCAGGCCTTCGAGACACCGGGTCATTTCCTGCGGCAACTGGCCGAGACGCCGGACGGGGCGCGCTACGTGATCCTGGCGCGCGACGTGTCGAAATCCGGCGGGGCCTGGGGTCGTCCGACCCGGCGCTACGCGGTGTCGCTGGGGTGCGAGGTGCGCCACGCGGCCTCTCTCGTTTACGCCGACGGTCTGGATCTGGAGCGGGACACGGCGTTTCAGCCCATCGGCATTTCCTGCCGGATCTGCGAACGCCCCAATTGCCATCAGCGCGCCGTCCCGCCGCTGGAGCGTCAACTGGTCGTCGACCCGAACCGACGCGGCACCCTGCCCTATGAGGTTGCGCAATAG
- a CDS encoding CoxG family protein, which produces MELHASRHIAADRAEVWAALNDAETLKACIPGCEELTGTPEDGFEAVVKQKVGPVKATFKGGVTLSDVVPGESYTISGEGKGGVAGFAKGGAKVHLADHPEGGTELTYDVDAKVGGKIAQLGSRLVNSFATKMADQFFERFQERLEGGGDVEETA; this is translated from the coding sequence ATGGAACTACATGCCAGCCGACACATTGCGGCGGACCGGGCAGAGGTCTGGGCCGCGCTTAACGATGCCGAGACCCTCAAGGCCTGCATCCCCGGCTGCGAGGAATTGACCGGCACCCCGGAAGACGGGTTCGAGGCCGTGGTGAAACAGAAGGTCGGCCCGGTGAAGGCCACGTTCAAGGGCGGCGTGACGTTGTCCGATGTTGTGCCGGGCGAAAGCTACACGATCTCGGGCGAGGGCAAAGGCGGTGTCGCGGGCTTTGCCAAAGGCGGCGCGAAGGTGCATCTGGCCGACCATCCCGAAGGCGGCACCGAACTGACCTATGATGTGGACGCGAAGGTGGGCGGCAAGATCGCGCAATTGGGCTCCCGCCTCGTCAACAGCTTTGCCACCAAGATGGCCGATCAGTTCTTCGAGCGGTTTCAGGAGCGTCTGGAAGGCGGCGGAGACGTGGAAGAGACGGCCTGA